A single Anopheles funestus chromosome 2RL, idAnoFuneDA-416_04, whole genome shotgun sequence DNA region contains:
- the LOC125761806 gene encoding uncharacterized protein LOC125761806 — protein MTTQFCWLILLALSTLSYRASGAAHPATEVTNQEIRDAILSLVHSYNTLDNKLERHEQRERAHAEQVKKSLITVQKNLRGLDPLPGMISRLESRTADIETALLQQGDTIKTFTQQQAKVGESLEGILKWLTENAQILETRAGNGAGRDDDDESVASKLDEVAGTVRELRRELAELKSDRDATEDVNRQLLKETEKLVNSKLSSADEIISKMEEKLSQFYLTSPVIATQNVEFEEKVLRQLDSLSNTMPAGGSASNSLGMEPSSFPDKQFIQGLVNETLEAINDMRLEVLTASDKSFTKTATRIKENNEVLQSSVDDILKTLTEELTTAEAFHNTAKDQFNSMNETMTRLSGFLYTAGENILDAKRGIDYGIMQITRDVGDMIKGNTGSLNKTVSKRFDEIGATILDNHNGALTNLSSKIETEISQVWRQIGIMYQEISSSKQALDRLQEQTETYVNGTLNTMDSMEGKVSLITNRMTEVDSNLNYLLGRLSMVTQEFNQIKLGLGKALDEIKGSFAEVHNRVRGPGPHRISSEEVVDDLGNETTK, from the exons ATGACGACTCAGTTCTGTTGGCTGATCTTGTTGGCCTTATCCACCCTATCCTATCGAGCGTCCGGTGCCGCACATCCTGCCACAGAAGTTAC taATCAAGAGATTCGGGATGCCATCCTGTCGCTGGTACACTCCTACAACACGCTGGACAACAAGCTAGAACGTCACGAACAACGTGAACGTGCCCATGCCGAGCAGGTTAAGAAGAGTCTTATTACCGTGCAGAAGAATCTGCGTGGGTTGGATCCACTACCGGGCATGATAAGCCGTTTGGAAAGTCGTACCGCAGACATTGAGACGGCTCTGCTGCAG CAAGGAGATACGATCAAAACGTTCACCCAACAGCAAGCGAAGGTCGGCGAAAGTCTGGAAGGTATTCTGAAATGGTTGACCGAGAACGCTCAGATCTTGGAAACACGGGCGGGTAACGGAGCAGGacgggatgatgatgatgaaagtgTGGCCAGCAAGTTGGATGAGGTAGCGGGAACCGTACGAGAGTTGCGCCGAGAGTTGGCTGAGCTGAAGAGTGATCGTGATGCTACTGAG GACGTCAATCGTCAGTTGCTGAAGGAAACGGAGAAACTGGTTAACTCGAAGCTTTCCTCAGCCGACGAAATCATATCGAAGATGGAAGAGAAGCTGTCTCAGTTCTATCTGACAAGTCCGGTAATTGCGACACAGAATGTAGAATTCGAAGAAAAGGTACTGCGCCAGCTGGATAGCTTAAGCAACACAATGCCTGCTGGAGGTTCGGCCAGCAACTCCCTTGGCATGGAACCATCGTCATTCCCCGACAAGCAATTCATCCAAGGTCTGGTCAACGAAACACTGGAAGCAATCAACGATATGCGTCTGGAAGTGTTGACTGCATCCGATAAGAGCTTCACCAAGACCGCGACTCGCATCAAGGAAAACAACGAAGTGCTGCAGTCATCCGTCGACGATATATTGAAGACACTGACGGAAGAGCTAACCACGGCGGAAGCTTTCCACAATACAGCCAAGGATCAATTTAACTCGATGAACGAAACCATGACGCGGTTGTCAGGATTCTTGTACACGGCGGGTGAAAACATTCTCGATGCGAAGCGCGGTATTGACTACGGCATAATGCAGATCACGCGCGACGTTGGGGACATGATAAAGGGCAACACGGGTAGCCTAAACAAAACCGTTTCGAAGCGTTTCGATGAGATCGGTGCTACGATTCTGGATAATCATAACGGTGCGCTCACTAACCTCAGCTCGAAGATTGAAACGGAGATCAGTCAGGTTTGGCGTCAGATTGGTATCATGTACCAGGAGATCTCGTCCAGCAAGCAGGCGCTCGATCGTCTCCAGGAACAAACGGAAACATACGTCAATGGTACGCTCAACACAATGGACAGCATGGAGGGCAAG GTCTCACTGATTACCAACCGTATGACAGAGGTGGACTCGAACTTAAACTATCTTCTGGGACGCCTTTCGATGGTGACGCAGGAGTTTAACCAGATAAAGCTCGGTCTCGGCAAAGCACTGGACGAGATTAAGGGTAGCTTCGCGGAGGTTCACAACCGCGTCCGAGGTCCCGGACCACACCGAATCTCATCGGAGGAAGTCGTCGATGATTTGGGCAATGAAACCACCAAATAG